From a region of the Zingiber officinale cultivar Zhangliang chromosome 4B, Zo_v1.1, whole genome shotgun sequence genome:
- the LOC121977686 gene encoding AT-hook motif nuclear-localized protein 23-like, with the protein MAGLGLGTAGSRFVHPLHLHLPHGDTADEDGEGSPASAAGADERGSHGRRPRGRPPGSKNRPKPPVIITRESANALRAHILEVAGGCDVFESLSVYAWRRQRGVCVLSGSGTVANVTLRHPGGGAVAGLQGRFEILSLSGSFLPPPAPPGATSLAVFLAGGQGQVVGGSVVGALIAAGPVIVIAASFTNVAYERLPLDEEDEEAEAAQRQQQQLNPPSLSSAGAGPPPFTDSASALPFFNLPPNMPHLPVDHHGGGSWPSGAAASTTAGRPPFF; encoded by the coding sequence ATGGCGGGACTCGGTCTCGGCACTGCGGGCTCCCGCTTCGTTCACCCTCTGCACCTCCACCTCCCGCACGGCGATACGGCGGACGAGGACGGCGAGGGATCGCCTGCCTCGGCGGCCGGGGCCGATGAGAGAGGGAGCCACGGGCGGCGGCCGCGAGGGCGGCCGCCTGGGTCCAAGAACAGGCCGAAGCCGCCGGTGATCATCACGCGGGAGAGCGCGAACGCGCTGCGCGCGCACATACTGGAGGTGGCGGGCGGCTGCGACGTGTTCGAGAGCTTGTCGGTCTACGCGTGGCGGCGGCAGCGCGGGGTGTGCGTGCTCAGCGGCAGCGGGACGGTGGCCAACGTGACCCTCCGCCATCCGGGCGGCGGCGCGGTGGCCGGGCTGCAGGGGCGGTTTGAGATTCTGTCGCTCTCCGGGTCGTTCCTGCCGCCGCCCGCGCCGCCGGGGGCCACCAGCCTCGCGGTGTTCCTGGCCGGCGGGCAGGGGCAGGTCGTCGGGGGCAGCGTCGTCGGCGCCTTGATCGCGGCGGGGCCAGTCATCGTCATCGCGGCCTCGTTCACCAACGTGGCCTACGAGAGGCTGCCTCTGGACGAGGAGGACGAAGAGGCCGAGGCAGCGCAACGGCAGCAGCAGCAGCTCAACCCTCCATCCCTGAGCAGCGCCGGCGCCGGACCTCCTCCGTTCACCGACTCTGCTTCGGCTCTACCCTTTTTCAATTTGCCGCCCAACATGCCTCACCTACCTGTGGACCACCACGGCGGCGGCTCCTGGCCCAGCGGAGCCGCCGCTTCCACCACCGCCGGCAGACCGCCGTTCTTTTAG